A DNA window from Synchiropus splendidus isolate RoL2022-P1 chromosome 2, RoL_Sspl_1.0, whole genome shotgun sequence contains the following coding sequences:
- the LOC128754563 gene encoding zinc finger protein 79-like, with the protein MAETIVTFQTQLSGVMETVFKAAMYEITRLVEESFLEEVTRCREQVEALETKLKWSESRRKDEDHTCRCSGCGRVSFDKTSMKPTEKVLKQECELEDETFNPSKDAELSYNTETNIDIKTSQSPIEEQLEEEHGVSTAEERWGDFSNESLPGLDKRSIDDKCFVHWEENPISSPESKQNVKASEDLFQNEHGVEDLSGYDRNNYEATMATVQGSQPHPSEDMSYVNPCDGGIDTAEVSDARTFQAATGRNRSSAAGIPSRTDVSREFSCLLINKDGFLQDHCVMQDAHTSSHSNVVIRGQNKGTLRDTSVRDIYRYSETHQASDRIPAGDSTTGIEEGSQTFQQSISFTAASSVKAHSQGLKSLGHGTTYSCGQCGKTFSQASNLKVHQRIHSGHLCSHCGKSFNSFTEVKKHKCGQMSNKPYCCSICGNKFSRLWNLKLHQRIHTQEKPHQCSMCDKSFTRADILKVHQRTHTGERPYSCMVCGLSFKRLDHLKSHQRKHLTSL; encoded by the exons ATGGCCGAGACTATCGTAACGTTTCAGACTCAACTTTCGGGGGTCATGGAGACGGTGTTCAAGGCCGCTATGTATGAAATAACCCGTCTAGTGGAGGAGAGTTTTCTGGAAGAAGTGACGCGATGCCGGGAGCAAGTCGAGGCCCTTGAGACCAAACTAAAATGGTCAGAGAGTCGACGGAAAGACGAAGATCATACATGTCGATGTTCGGGTTGTGGAAGAGTCTCATTTGACAAGACGTCGATGAAACCAACAG aGAAGGTTTTGAAACAAGAGTGTGAACTTGAAGATGAAACATTCAACCCCAGCAAAGACGCTGAGCTTTCCTATAACACGGAGACCAACATTGACATTAAGACATCTCAG TCCCCTATAGAGGAGCAGCTTGAGGAGGAGCATGGTGTTTCCACCGCTGAGGAGCGATGGGGCGACTTTTCAAATG AGAGTTTGCCAGGGCTGGACAAACGCAGCATAGATGACAAGTGTTTTGTCCACTGGGAGGAAAACCCAATCTCAAGCCctgagtcaaaacaaaatgtcaaggCATCAGAAGATCTGTTCCAGAATGAGCATGGTGTTGAAGACTTGAGCGGCTATGACAGAAATAATTATGAGGCGACCATGGCGACCGTGCAAGGCTCCCAACCTCACCCGTCTGAGGACATGAGTTACGTCAACCCGTGTGATGGTGGTATAGACACAGCAGAGGTGTCTGATGCTCGCACTTTCCAAGCTGCGACTGGTAGAAACAGGAGTTCGGCTGCAGGAATCCCCTCAAGGACTGATGTGAGCAGAGAATTCAGTTGCTTGCTTATCAACAAGGACGGTTTCCTGCAGGACCACTGTGTCATGCAGGACGCACATACGTCTAGTCATTCAAATGTGGTGATCAGAGGCCAGAACAAGGGAACCCTCAGAGACACATCTGTACGTGATATATACAGGTATTCAGAAACACACCAAGCTAGCGATCGCATTCCTGCAGGAGACTCGACTACGGGGATTGAGGAGGGAAGTCAAACATTTCAGCAATCCATCTCCTTCACTGCTGCTAGCTCTGTTAAAGCACACAGTCAAGGACTGAAAAGCTTGGGACACGGGACGACTTATTCCTGCGGACAGTGTGGAAAAACCTTCAGCCAGGCTTCTAATCTCAAAGTCCACCAGCGGATCCACTCAGGTCACCTCTGCAGCCACTGCGGGAAATCTTTCAACTCCTTCACTGAGGTAAAGAAGCACAAATGTGGGCAGATGAGCAATAAGCCATACTGTTGTTCCATCTGTGGAAATAAATTCAGTCGCCTGTGGAACTTGAAGCTGCACCAGAGGATCCACACTCAGGAGAAACCTCACCAATGCAGCATGTGTGACAAAAGCTTCACTCGAGCAGACATCCTGAAGGTTCACCAGCGAACACATACGGGAGAGAGACCATATAGCTGCATGGTGTGTGGTCTCAGCTTCAAAAGACTCGATCATTTGAAATCACACCAGCGCAAACACTTGACCAGCTTATAG